DNA sequence from the Eisenibacter elegans DSM 3317 genome:
AGATTACAGGCAGTACCCGTAACGAAAACGAGTACCTGCGTGCCTACTTTCATACCTTTAAGGACTACATTCACGAGGATGTCTGGAGTATTCCCGAAGCCCAGCTCAAACGCTATCAACAATACAATGAGGCAGATTTTCTTCATTATATGAATGAAGTACAATATGCCCAACTACAACATCTCGAAAAATACCAAGCCGAACACGGCCTGCGCTCAGAGTTTATCATCTACATGCGGCAGCGTATCCAAGAACACTATGCCCTCCACCTGCTACACTACCACAGCGCACACTGGGTTTTCAATGCCGATACGCCCAACCAAACCCAAGGCGCAAGCCCTAGGGCGGTTTCGCACCAATATTATGACTTCCTCAATCAGGTAGACCTGCGCCATACCAACGACTATATCCTCATCAATAGCTACCTTCAGGTCTACTATTTGCCTACCAATGCCAATATACCCCCCAAAGACCAATACTACCAACTGGCCAGTATTTTCCAAGGGGAGGCGCTCCTAGCCGCCCGACACGACCTGCTGATGTACCTCCTAGATGCCTATGGCATCAACGAATCGGTAGAAGGGCTGATGCGCCCCTTTATCAAGGAATATAAAGGCACTAAATTGGCCGATAAGGTTATGGAACGCTACAATATCCAAAAGCGCCTGTCTGCTGGCAATGCCGCCCCTTACTTTATCTTGCCCGATGAAAGCGGCAAGCGGATTTCGCTCAAATCTTTGCGCGGAAAGGTCATCTACCTCCAAATAGGCGCAAGCTGGAGCCGCGATTGCGACCGAGAGGTAAGCGCCTTCCGAAGGCTGCAATACCATTTTGCCGACAACCCCAATTTAGCCTTTGTCTACATCTCCCTAGACGAAGAAGAAGAGCTCTGGCGCAAGGCCATCCGCAAACGAGGCCTAGAAGGAATCCACCTCCGCGCCGAAACAGGCCTGCTCTCCCAAGTAGCCGAAAGCTATGATGTAGCGGCGCTCCCCTCCTATTATATCATCGATAAGCGCGGCCTGATGTTCAAAAGCTACGCTCCTTCGCCCCAAAGCTTTGAACACCTGACAACATTGTTGGAACAGGCACTACGGAAATAAACACCCACCAAAATAGCGCTGCCCCCCATATAAAGCTGATTTTGAGACCTCCTAAGGGGAAGACCCACACCAAAACCGGAAACCACCCGCCAACCAAACCCCACTCTCGGGGCACAGCAGTATAAAATATTAATAATTCCTTAACCCAACAAGGGTATCTGTCTGTCAAGCAGGGCGTAAATTTGCGCTTGCAAACCAATTACAAACAGAATACCCATGAAAAGAGTATTTTACCATCTATTACTCATCGCCGTAGTGGCCTTCGGCTTCAGCTTCCAAGCTGCCGCTCAGGGGGTTACTACTTCGACAATCACTGGTTATATCACCGATAATAACGGTGAAGCCCTTCCTGGTGCTACCGTGATAGCCATTCACGAGCCTTCGGGAACACGCTATGGTACAGTTACCCAAGCCGATGGACGCTTCTTGATTCCTAACGCTCGTGTGGGTGGCCCTTACAGCGTAACAGCCAGCTATGTAGGCTATACCAGCCAAAGCGCACAAGGAATTACCCTTTCATTGGGTAATGCGGCAAATGTTGACATCAAACTAGCTGATGAAAACACCCAGCTCTCAGCCGTTGAAATTGTAGGCAGCCGCAATGACTTATTTAACCCTGACCGTACTGGTGCTTCAACTAACTTGGATGAGCGCACTATTAACTCTATGCCTACCATCAGCCGTAGTATCAACGACTTCACTCGTTTGACTCCTCAGAGCAATGGTACTAGCTTTGCTGGTCGTGATAACCGCTTTAATAACTATACTATTGACGGTAACATTTACAACAATAACTTCGGCCTTGGCAGTGATCAGTTTGCCGGTGGTAACCCTGTAAGCTTGGACGCTATTGAAGAGATTCAGGTAAATCTAGCTCCTTATGATGTACGTAATGGTGGCTTTACAGGCGCTAACGTAAATGCGATTACGCGCAGTGGTACCAATGAGTTTAAAGGCTCTGTATATTATTATACTCGTAACCAGACTTTTCAAGGAAAGAAAATTGGTGATAATGAGCTTGTTGCTCAAGACTTTGGACAGAATATCATTGGTGGTCGTATAGGTGGACCAATCATCAAAAATAAGCTCTTCTTCTTCTTGAGTGCCGAAAGTGACAGAGAGACTCGTCCCGGCCAACAAAACCGCGCTTTGCGCCCCGGCCTCGACCCTAACGCACCCAACGTAACTCGTGTTCGTGCAGAAGACCTAGACTTTATACGCAGCGAACTACAACGCCTCTATGGATATGATACAGGTCCTTATGAAGGGTATGATTTTGGTAATAACCAACTGCGCCTCAATGCTCGTATTGACTGGAACATCAGTGATAAGCATAAATTGGCAGTACGTTTTAATCGCTATAGCAGCTCGAATGATGTATTTATCAATGGAAGTAGTACTTCTAATGTGCTCCCTGGTGGACTTGGTAATAGAAATTCTATCCAGTCTATGCATTTCCGTAACTCGAACTACACCCTAGATCAAGCTACTACTTCAATTGTAGCTGAGTTGAACTCGGTATTAAGCAACCGTGTATCTAACAGCCTCAATATTGGGTATACTATTTACCGTCAAGAGCGCGGTATCCCAGG
Encoded proteins:
- a CDS encoding TlpA family protein disulfide reductase, with product MSKRHFWYFVCLLSLMPIWNIRADVVVRGKIELGLGNTVRLIYCRNPLTLDFQTLETQVGAFQEFSFKIKNQTPLEVYVQYGTRQSFTRLIYLPSKGSVNLNIQAHQVKITGSTRNENEYLRAYFHTFKDYIHEDVWSIPEAQLKRYQQYNEADFLHYMNEVQYAQLQHLEKYQAEHGLRSEFIIYMRQRIQEHYALHLLHYHSAHWVFNADTPNQTQGASPRAVSHQYYDFLNQVDLRHTNDYILINSYLQVYYLPTNANIPPKDQYYQLASIFQGEALLAARHDLLMYLLDAYGINESVEGLMRPFIKEYKGTKLADKVMERYNIQKRLSAGNAAPYFILPDESGKRISLKSLRGKVIYLQIGASWSRDCDREVSAFRRLQYHFADNPNLAFVYISLDEEEELWRKAIRKRGLEGIHLRAETGLLSQVAESYDVAALPSYYIIDKRGLMFKSYAPSPQSFEHLTTLLEQALRK